The following proteins are co-located in the Bos indicus isolate NIAB-ARS_2022 breed Sahiwal x Tharparkar chromosome 8, NIAB-ARS_B.indTharparkar_mat_pri_1.0, whole genome shotgun sequence genome:
- the FBXO8 gene encoding F-box only protein 8: MGQGLWRVARNQQLQQEGYGEQGYLSREQSRRVAASNMSHTSHRKHVQGGIDIYHLLKTRKSKEQEGFINLEMLPPELSFTILSYLNATDLCLASCVWQDLANDELLWQGLCKSTWGHCSIYNKNPPLGFSFRKLYMQLDEGSLTFNANPDEGVNYFMSKGILDDSPKEIAKFIFCTRTLNWKKLRIYLDERRDVLDDLVTLHNFRNQFLPNALREFFRHIHAPEERGEYLETLITKFSHRFCACNPDLMRELGLSPDAVYVLCYSLILLSIDLTSPHVKNKMSKREFIRNTRRAAQNISEDFVGHLYDNIYLIGHVAA, translated from the exons ATGGGTCAGGGGCTGTGGAGAGTGGCCAGAAACCAGCAGCTACAGCAGGAAGGCTACGGTGAGCAAGGCTACCTCAGCAGAGAGCAGAGCAGGAGGGTGGCTGCCAGCAACATGTCTCACACCAGTCATCGCAAACACGTCCAGGGGGGCATCGACATATATCATCTTCTGAAGACAAGAAAGTCTAAAGAACAGGAAGGATTCATTAATTTGGAAATGCTGCCTCCCGAACTAAGCTTTACCATCTTGTCCTACCTGAATGCCACTGACCTCTGCTTAGCTTCCTGCGTTTGGCAGGACCTGGCCAATGATGAACTTCTCTGGCAAGG GCTGTGTAAATCCACTTGGGGTCACTGTTCCATTTACAACAAGAACCCACCTCTAggattttctttcagaaaattgtaCATGCAGCTGGATGAAGGCAGTCTCACCTTTAATGCCAACCCAGATGAG GGAGTGAACTACTTTATGTCCAAGGGCATCCTTGATGATTCACCAAAGGAAATAGCAAAGTTTATCTTCTGTACAAGGACACTAAATTGGAAAAAACTGAGAATTTATCTTgatgaaag gAGAGATGTCTTGGATGACCTTGTAACACTGCATAACTTTAGAAATCAATTCTTACCCAATGCACTGAGAGAATTTTTTCGTCACATCCATGCCCCTGAAGAGCGTGGGGAGTATCTTGAAACACTTATAACAAAGTTCTCACATAGATTCTGTGCTTGTAACCCTGATTTAATGAGAGAACTTGGCCTTAGTCCTG atGCTGTCTATGTACTGTGCTACTCTTTGATTCTACTTTCCATTGACCTCACTAGCCCTCATGTGAAGAATAAAATGTCAAAAAGGGAATTTATTCGAAATACCCGGCGTGCTGCTCAAAACATTAGTGAAGATTTCGTGGGGCACCTTTATGACAACATCTACCTTATTGGCCATGTGGCTGCATAA